In Stigmatella aurantiaca, one genomic interval encodes:
- a CDS encoding PAS domain-containing protein, whose protein sequence is MRHLVLSAESLSEERLSRLSPEEFDALPFGAIKLDAQGQVLAYNAAESAFSRRAAPSVLGRRFFEDIAPCTNVADFRGRFDALVERGRGTESFDFQFRFRWGTRHVRIRLMLLGDGSRWVFVTSLLAPMFLPMEG, encoded by the coding sequence ATGCGGCATCTGGTTCTGAGCGCGGAGTCTTTGTCGGAAGAGCGTCTGAGCCGGCTGTCGCCCGAGGAGTTCGATGCGCTGCCGTTCGGGGCCATCAAGCTGGATGCCCAGGGGCAGGTGCTGGCCTACAACGCCGCGGAGTCCGCGTTCTCCCGGCGGGCGGCGCCGTCCGTGCTGGGGCGGCGCTTTTTCGAGGACATCGCTCCGTGCACCAACGTGGCCGACTTCCGGGGGCGCTTCGATGCGCTCGTCGAGCGCGGGCGGGGCACGGAGAGCTTTGACTTCCAGTTCCGCTTCCGGTGGGGAACCCGCCACGTGCGCATCCGGCTGATGCTGCTGGGAGACGGCTCCCGCTGGGTGTTCGTCACCTCGCTGCTGGCCCCGATGTTCCTGCCCATGGAGGGGTAA
- a CDS encoding cell division protein FtsX — MTALAKVSYFWRSAAGGLKHSPFVHFIAITTIAIALFAAGLTRTAGHALDGLLASLGGEVEVTVYLAPELAPEQVEAMRGTLEAASGGRAVLVKPDEALDRLARELGDLGGALAQLPENPLPPSLELAVAPERRTPEGLEVLAQQVRTLPGVTGVDYGQEAVERLTAIARALRYGGVVAFAVVLFATIIIVSATLQLAIYARREEIEIQKLVGATDRFVKAPFLIEGLLQGLLGAGVALAGLWLFSQLVGPSLASLFSFLLGPASGEPLVSPGLALELVAAGGGLGLVGSFIAVGRFLRV, encoded by the coding sequence ATGACCGCGCTGGCCAAGGTCTCCTACTTCTGGCGCTCGGCGGCCGGAGGGCTGAAGCACTCCCCGTTCGTCCACTTCATCGCCATCACCACCATCGCCATCGCGCTGTTCGCCGCGGGGCTGACCCGCACCGCGGGCCATGCCCTGGATGGGCTGCTCGCCTCGCTGGGCGGGGAGGTGGAGGTGACGGTGTACCTGGCGCCCGAGCTGGCCCCGGAGCAGGTGGAGGCCATGCGCGGGACGCTGGAGGCCGCCAGTGGCGGCCGGGCCGTGCTGGTGAAGCCGGACGAGGCCCTGGACCGGCTGGCGCGGGAGTTGGGGGACCTGGGTGGGGCGCTTGCGCAGCTTCCCGAGAACCCGCTGCCGCCCTCCCTGGAGCTGGCGGTGGCGCCCGAGCGCCGCACGCCCGAGGGGCTGGAGGTGCTCGCCCAGCAGGTCCGCACGCTGCCGGGAGTCACCGGGGTGGACTATGGCCAGGAGGCGGTGGAGCGGCTGACGGCCATCGCCCGGGCGCTGCGGTACGGCGGGGTGGTGGCCTTCGCGGTGGTGCTCTTCGCCACCATCATCATCGTGTCCGCCACGCTCCAGCTCGCCATCTACGCGCGGCGCGAGGAGATCGAAATCCAGAAGCTCGTGGGCGCCACGGACCGCTTCGTGAAGGCCCCGTTCCTCATTGAAGGGCTCCTTCAGGGGCTCCTGGGCGCCGGGGTCGCGCTCGCGGGGCTGTGGCTCTTCAGCCAGCTCGTGGGCCCCTCGCTGGCGTCGCTGTTCTCCTTCCTGCTGGGGCCTGCCTCGGGCGAGCCGCTGGTGAGTCCGGGGCTGGCGCTGGAGCTGGTGGCGGCGGGCGGCGGGCTGGGGCTGGTGGGCAGCTTCATCGCGGTGGGGCGCTTCCTGCGGGTATGA
- a CDS encoding murein hydrolase activator EnvC family protein: MNRALLLLLLLSLPALAQDEAVERATVREQLAAQRATVALIESKRVSVLEGVELLEQMVSLSRRRVQVLEKDLAVFRKRVAVAEREEAVAGEVLRQQLHRLSPRLRAMYRLTRREPLEVLLSSRDFSSLVWRARTLEATMKSDLELLRAVQHVARLQGRALRELKRLQASLTARMAFIKEQSALAERQQESLQEVVANLAGEAELARRVVRELEQADADLTRIIDDMEAGIPATGFRSLRGKLPFPTPGLVEVGFGRVVNPRFNTVTVQKGLDIRAPAGAPVRAVAAGKVVYAGWLRGYGNLLILDHGGGYHSLMAHLENVSPEVGAELQPGDEVGTVGDTGSLKGAYLYFEIRQDGRAVDPKPWLLPAP; the protein is encoded by the coding sequence ATGAACCGGGCGCTTCTTCTCCTGCTGCTCCTGTCCCTTCCCGCGCTCGCCCAGGACGAGGCCGTGGAGCGGGCCACCGTGCGCGAGCAGCTCGCCGCGCAGCGGGCCACCGTGGCCCTCATCGAGTCCAAGCGCGTCTCCGTGCTGGAGGGCGTGGAGCTGCTGGAGCAGATGGTGAGCCTGTCGCGCCGGCGCGTGCAGGTGCTGGAGAAGGACCTGGCCGTCTTCCGCAAGCGCGTGGCCGTGGCCGAGCGCGAGGAGGCGGTGGCGGGCGAGGTGCTCCGGCAGCAGCTCCACCGGCTCTCGCCCCGCCTGCGCGCCATGTACCGGCTCACGCGCCGCGAGCCCCTGGAGGTGCTGCTGTCCTCGCGGGACTTCTCCTCGCTCGTCTGGCGTGCGCGGACGCTGGAGGCGACGATGAAGAGCGACCTGGAGCTGCTGCGCGCCGTGCAGCACGTGGCGCGGCTCCAGGGCCGGGCCCTGCGGGAGCTCAAGCGGCTCCAGGCCTCGCTCACCGCGCGCATGGCCTTCATCAAGGAGCAGTCCGCGCTGGCCGAGCGGCAGCAGGAGTCCCTGCAAGAGGTGGTGGCCAACCTCGCGGGCGAGGCCGAGCTGGCCCGGCGCGTGGTGCGCGAGCTGGAGCAGGCGGACGCGGACCTGACGCGCATCATCGACGACATGGAGGCGGGGATTCCGGCCACCGGCTTCCGCTCGCTGCGCGGCAAGCTGCCCTTTCCCACCCCGGGCCTGGTGGAGGTGGGGTTCGGCCGGGTGGTGAACCCCCGCTTCAACACCGTCACCGTGCAGAAGGGGCTGGACATCCGGGCCCCCGCGGGCGCCCCGGTGCGCGCCGTGGCGGCCGGCAAGGTGGTCTACGCAGGCTGGCTGCGCGGCTATGGCAACCTGCTCATCCTCGACCACGGGGGCGGCTACCACTCGCTGATGGCCCACCTGGAGAACGTCTCGCCCGAGGTGGGCGCGGAGCTTCAGCCCGGGGATGAGGTGGGCACCGTGGGCGACACGGGCTCCTTGAAGGGGGCCTACCTCTACTTCGAGATTCGTCAGGACGGGCGGGCCGTGGACCCGAAGCCGTGGCTGCTTCCTGCTCCCTGA
- the carF gene encoding plasmanylethanolamine desaturase, translated as MKNNLQNQLRQQDAHALAQGYSRAIRLMDIGSIAIFFALELALAYLLWGNPHVGPWLLLSAILLGYLAADFVSGFVHWMADTWGSTTMPVLGKAFVRPFREHHVDQKAITRHDFIETNGNNCAISIPVGIATLVMPHSSPAWVFLAAFLGSMIFWVMATNQFHKWSHLDTPGPVVSFLQRVHLILPPAHHGIHHTAPFHKYYCITVGWLNKPLTMIRFFPALERLVTWTTGMLPRQDDIGTEAAKAVLKSTDAEASVVQAAKALLESTEKPEQIAPGALPR; from the coding sequence ATGAAGAACAACCTCCAAAATCAACTGCGTCAGCAGGACGCTCATGCGCTGGCCCAGGGCTACTCGCGCGCCATCCGCCTGATGGACATCGGCAGCATCGCCATCTTCTTCGCGCTGGAGCTGGCGCTGGCGTACCTGCTGTGGGGCAACCCCCACGTGGGCCCCTGGCTGCTGCTGAGCGCCATCCTCCTGGGGTACCTGGCGGCGGACTTCGTCTCGGGCTTCGTGCACTGGATGGCGGACACCTGGGGCTCCACCACCATGCCCGTGCTGGGCAAGGCCTTCGTGCGGCCCTTCCGTGAGCACCACGTGGACCAGAAGGCCATCACCCGTCACGACTTCATCGAGACGAACGGCAACAACTGTGCCATCTCCATCCCCGTGGGCATCGCCACGCTGGTGATGCCGCACAGCAGCCCGGCGTGGGTGTTCCTCGCGGCGTTCCTGGGCTCGATGATCTTCTGGGTGATGGCGACCAACCAGTTCCACAAGTGGTCGCACCTGGACACGCCGGGCCCGGTGGTGAGCTTCCTGCAGCGAGTGCACCTCATCCTGCCGCCCGCGCACCATGGCATCCACCACACCGCGCCCTTCCACAAGTACTACTGCATCACCGTGGGCTGGCTGAACAAGCCGCTGACGATGATCCGCTTCTTCCCCGCGCTGGAGCGGCTCGTCACGTGGACCACCGGCATGCTGCCGCGCCAGGACGACATCGGCACGGAGGCGGCCAAGGCCGTGCTGAAGTCCACGGACGCGGAGGCCTCCGTCGTCCAGGCCGCCAAGGCCCTGCTGGAGAGCACCGAGAAGCCGGAGCAGATCGCCCCCGGCGCCCTGCCCCGCTAG
- the ftsE gene encoding cell division ATP-binding protein FtsE has translation MIQIFHVYKSYPGDPPVLSDVNLHVEKGEFIFLTGPSGAGKTTLLKLLFCAEKATKGQILVGGKNIARIRESAVPYLRRNIGVVFQDFKLLPHRTVEDNVAFTLDVLGVPRDEAREKVHRMLKRVGLEHKARSYPLRLSGGEQQRVVIARALVNDPTILLADEPTGNLDPALTVEIMDLLNQVNIRGTTVMVATHDSTLLARYQKRTVRLERGFIVSDEDGVKAARRMAAV, from the coding sequence ATGATCCAGATCTTCCATGTGTACAAGTCGTATCCGGGGGACCCGCCGGTGCTCTCGGACGTCAACCTGCACGTCGAGAAGGGCGAGTTCATCTTCCTGACGGGCCCCTCGGGCGCCGGGAAGACCACGCTGCTGAAGCTCCTGTTCTGCGCGGAGAAGGCCACCAAGGGACAGATTCTCGTGGGGGGCAAGAACATCGCGCGCATCCGCGAGTCGGCGGTGCCCTACCTGCGGCGCAACATCGGCGTGGTGTTCCAGGACTTCAAGCTGCTGCCCCACCGCACGGTGGAGGACAACGTCGCCTTCACCCTGGATGTGCTGGGCGTGCCCCGGGACGAGGCGCGCGAGAAGGTCCACCGCATGCTCAAGCGGGTGGGGCTCGAGCACAAGGCCCGCTCGTACCCGCTGCGCCTGTCCGGTGGAGAGCAGCAGCGCGTCGTCATCGCGCGCGCGCTCGTCAATGATCCGACCATCCTCCTGGCCGACGAGCCCACGGGCAACCTGGACCCGGCGCTCACCGTGGAGATCATGGACCTGCTCAACCAGGTGAACATCCGCGGCACCACCGTGATGGTGGCCACGCACGACAGCACGCTCCTGGCGCGCTACCAGAAGCGCACCGTGCGGCTGGAGCGCGGCTTCATCGTCTCGGACGAGGACGGGGTGAAGGCGGCCCGGCGGATGGCGGCGGTATGA